Sequence from the [Bacteroides] pectinophilus genome:
AAACTACTAATTAGACAAGAGAATTTTGGATATTTGTTATACAGTATTCCTATGAAATGCTATTATACAGTAAAAAATAATGGTGAATTTATAGTAAGTACTGTATTAAACAATCTGCGGAATGGAAAAGATGTTTTTGAACAAATTGATGCCCAGTATTTGTCAGAACTAAAGAAAGTTGGATTTGATAATAATATTCGAGTGCTTGATCATCGCAATAAAGTTTCCAGACAATTATTTGCACCATTAGAGTATTATTTTGATTTCTCTAATAAGTGCAATCTTAGATGTCCACATTGCTATAACAGCAAACATTTGGGAAAGATAACAATGCCTGAAGAAAGTGTATCTGCGATTATTGATGAAATGTATGATCTTGGGGTAATGAGATTGCATTTGGCAGGCGGCGAACCAACGATAGAGAAAAAAGGAATTGCGAATTATCTTTCAACAGCTAAAAAGCATAACATTGTAACATCTATGGCAACCAATGGTACATTATTAACTGATGAGATGTGTGAGATACTTCTTGGAAATGATATGTTTGCGATAAGTATAAGTCTTGATGGATATGATGAGGAAACAAATAATAAAAGACGTGGAGAAGGTTTCTTTTCAGTAACTGTTGACGGTGTTAGGCGCCTTATCAAGAAAAGAGATGAGATGGGAAAGAAGACGGAAATATGTTTGAAGCCTATTTATGAGTATAATACTTCGTTAAATTTTTTTGATAGGATGACAGAGTTTGCTATCAGTCTTGGTGTTGATAAAATAAAGTTTTCTAATCCGGAGAGATCTGTAAATCATGAATTGGGATACTATGGAAAGCATATCGAACCATATTATGAGAAATTGAATTATATTTCAGAATTGCAGGTAAAATATAAAGGAAAGATTGCGATACTTAATGTTACTAACCCGATAGAAGGTTGCTTTGCTATTGGATTAAAAGAAATGAGGGGATGTATTGGAGGACAGGAACTTCTTACAATAAATCCTGATGGTAGAATTACTCCATGTTTAATGAATGATACAGAACTCGGTGATTATTTTGACTACAGGAGCATTAATAAATTTCTTCTGACTTCTAAGGCTTTAACAAATTATATTAGTTCTATTCAATATGAACCATGCTTTGACTGTGAAGCATATTCTATGTGCAGAGGTGGTTGCCAAGTTAGAAAGAGGGTGGAATATGGCAAGATGCAGTTTAAAGATCCATATTGTCCGATGGAATATAATAAAGCAGAGTTAAAGAAACTATATGAGATTGATTCAGATATTTTTGATTGTGTGTGTGTAAGCCATTCATTATAGAAATTATATATTAAAGTTGATAAATAAATGAAAGGCAACGTGATGACCAATTTGATTTTAGTAAGGCATGGAGAATCTGAAGGAAATAAGATGAGAATTATTCAAGGGAAAATGAATTTTTTTTCGTTAACACAAGAAGGAAGACGACAAGTAAAAGAGAGTACTCTTTCTAATATTAAATTGCTAAAAGAAATTAATGGCGTATATTCAAGTAGTATGATGAGAGCAATCGAGACAGCAAAGATTGTCATCAAGACAGCTGGCATAGAGCAAGAGGTTAAAAGCATGGAAATTCTTGATGAGATGAACCCCGGAGTGCTTAGTGGAAAAACACATGATTATGCAAAGGAGAATATGCCAAAAGAATATGCAATATGGACACAATATAAAGACCTTGATGGCATAGAAAGAGCTGAAACTGGCGATGAATTACAGGCTAGGGCGATAGCTTTTTTGGAATATATGTTACACAGTTGTGAACAAGGTAATTATGTTGTAGTTACTCATGCAGGTTTTTTGAGATGCCTTTATAATACAATTTTGAATAAAGACAGAACTACACCTGTTGATATTAGTAATGCATGTTTTCATAAGGTTGATGCATTTAAGTATTTTTCACCATTGGTAATTAAAGAGGGAGAAAAATGTAGCGTGTCATATATTTCAACATGTAATGGTGAATATGTTATAAAGCATATTAATAGACTATTGACAGAAACAGAGCTTTTATTATGTAAGGTGCAAAATAGGGTTTCTAAGAAAAATAGTCATATAACAGAGGTGCTTTTTGCACAAAATATGTGTTTGGCTGAAAATACATACGGACTTAAAATTTCCCGGTATATTGATGGAGAACATGATTTTCAAAAATATGATTATCATAAATCTATTGAAATATATAAGCAGGTTGAAAAAATCTATTGCGATTATAATGATGAAATCAGAAAAGAAAAAAGTATTCATCTATTTAAAGAGATAAGTTTGCTTAAAAAAACTAAATTGTATTTAGATAAGCTAAGAAATTGCGAAACAAAACAACTAGGAATCATTTTAACTGAGCATAAGGAAGATGAACATTATGATAGTTCACAATTTGGATTTATAATTTACGATTTACATAGGCGTAATATTATTTTTACAAAAGATAGTTTATATTTTATTGATATAGAATCTGTTTTATATGCACCAAGAGAGTATCAGGTAGCATCATACATTGTATCATTTATGATGCTGAATGATTATGCACTAGTCAACATATTTTGGACACAAAATTATAAAAATTATTCAGTTACAGCGTAAGGTTGTACAAGCCGTACGCCATCCTTGACATCGCTCCCGAAAACGCTGGTCGGCTTTCACCGACGGTATGAACTCATGAACAGATTATACTGCATATTTCTCACGGTATTGTTTCGGTGTAAGATAACTGAGCGCATAAGCAGGGCGCTCCTCATTGAAAAATTTTATATATTCATTCACTTCTTCGTAAACTGGTCGTTCACCTGTGACATGAAAATCCATAAATAATTCTGCTTTGATCCATCCGTTGATAGATTCCATCGCACTATTATCAGTAGGTGTTCCAGCTCTGGACATGGATCTTACCACATACATAGGAAGAAGATCATTGTATGCCTTTGAAGCATAGACGGATCCTTGATCTGAATGAAGAATCATTTGGTATTCTGGATGCTGCTTCTTTATTTCAAGGAGATTTTCCAGACCACTTATATAAGTCATTCGATCACCACGTTTTGATGATAGAGAATGACTTAGGATTTCATTATTCCAAAGATCCATATATAAGGTAAGTTCATAATAGATACCTTTTACCCAAAATGCAGTCATATCACTTACAATACATTGAAGTGGACCATCAATCTGAATCTCTGACATAAGAAGATTTGGAAAAATCTTAAACGGAGCACCAGGTTTCTTGTATTTATAATGTTTAGCTTTACTCTTTATACCAGCAGACTTGCAACATTTATGTGCATAAGGAGCAGACATCTCTATTCCTTTATCCAGACGAATTTTAGCATTTAACCATCTGTATCCATGAGATGGATATTTTAAATGGTATTCCTGGAATAACTGGATATTTTCAATCAATGCCCTTGTTCTTGGAGCTGGATTGCTGAGCATCTTCTTCCAATAATAGAAGCTGCTTCTATTGATGCCCATAGCATCACAAAGAAGATTGACCGGAAACTTTCCTGAGAGTTCCAAAATCACTTGATATTCTTGCTGCTGTAATGAATTACCGAACCATCCCCCTTCACTTCGTAACCTTTTTTTAATCGTGCCTCTGTGATACGTGCCTGGATAAGCGCTTGAATTAATTCTTCCTTTGTCATAGCTTCATATGATTCAAAATCAGGTTGTTTTGCTTCGATTGTTTGTGGAGTTTTGGAAACATACGTTGTTCTTTTCCTTCCGACATTTTTAGGTGGAAGATGGTTGGTATCTCGATATAGCCACATATAATTGCGAGCCGTATTGTCATTGATACCATACTCCTCAGCTGCTTGAAATCTTGTTAGTTCGCCTTCATAAATACGGCGCCCAATGTCCAACCGTTGTTCTAAAGTGTATTTCATGGTAACCCTCCTGTTAAATACGAAATCAATTAAGACTAAATATGAGAATTCCTTGTTTGAATTATAACTCATTTATGTCTAGAAATTGACCCCTCTGTGTCCAAAATTAGTTTACCACTTCAATTATGGTGATTCGGAAAAGGCAACAGAAAAATTTATTAACTACATTTGTTTGAAATGTGGATACAGGAAGAGTAAAATTATATTTTTGTCTTTATGGAGAGTTTTCACTGGTCTAAGTTATTTCGAATTGT
This genomic interval carries:
- a CDS encoding radical SAM protein, with translation MGQEKLLIRQENFGYLLYSIPMKCYYTVKNNGEFIVSTVLNNLRNGKDVFEQIDAQYLSELKKVGFDNNIRVLDHRNKVSRQLFAPLEYYFDFSNKCNLRCPHCYNSKHLGKITMPEESVSAIIDEMYDLGVMRLHLAGGEPTIEKKGIANYLSTAKKHNIVTSMATNGTLLTDEMCEILLGNDMFAISISLDGYDEETNNKRRGEGFFSVTVDGVRRLIKKRDEMGKKTEICLKPIYEYNTSLNFFDRMTEFAISLGVDKIKFSNPERSVNHELGYYGKHIEPYYEKLNYISELQVKYKGKIAILNVTNPIEGCFAIGLKEMRGCIGGQELLTINPDGRITPCLMNDTELGDYFDYRSINKFLLTSKALTNYISSIQYEPCFDCEAYSMCRGGCQVRKRVEYGKMQFKDPYCPMEYNKAELKKLYEIDSDIFDCVCVSHSL
- a CDS encoding histidine phosphatase family protein, coding for MRIIQGKMNFFSLTQEGRRQVKESTLSNIKLLKEINGVYSSSMMRAIETAKIVIKTAGIEQEVKSMEILDEMNPGVLSGKTHDYAKENMPKEYAIWTQYKDLDGIERAETGDELQARAIAFLEYMLHSCEQGNYVVVTHAGFLRCLYNTILNKDRTTPVDISNACFHKVDAFKYFSPLVIKEGEKCSVSYISTCNGEYVIKHINRLLTETELLLCKVQNRVSKKNSHITEVLFAQNMCLAENTYGLKISRYIDGEHDFQKYDYHKSIEIYKQVEKIYCDYNDEIRKEKSIHLFKEISLLKKTKLYLDKLRNCETKQLGIILTEHKEDEHYDSSQFGFIIYDLHRRNIIFTKDSLYFIDIESVLYAPREYQVASYIVSFMMLNDYALVNIFWTQNYKNYSVTA
- a CDS encoding IS3 family transposase; the encoded protein is MILELSGKFPVNLLCDAMGINRSSFYYWKKMLSNPAPRTRALIENIQLFQEYHLKYPSHGYRWLNAKIRLDKGIEMSAPYAHKCCKSAGIKSKAKHYKYKKPGAPFKIFPNLLMSEIQIDGPLQCIVSDMTAFWVKGIYYELTLYMDLWNNEILSHSLSSKRGDRMTYISGLENLLEIKKQHPEYQMILHSDQGSVYASKAYNDLLPMYVVRSMSRAGTPTDNSAMESINGWIKAELFMDFHVTGERPVYEEVNEYIKFFNEERPAYALSYLTPKQYREKYAV